One window of Magallana gigas chromosome 2, xbMagGiga1.1, whole genome shotgun sequence genomic DNA carries:
- the LOC136271712 gene encoding major surface-labeled trophozoite antigen 417-like, whose translation MRHICLWFCCFASSVAADCSEKLTNGHRLDSFTTETISDIGVHSCIKECLLRKPHCQSINYNTQHFQCGINSRGADDIESEGVLDSNNIFVNVLNSSRENLGTCKAALCPNLHKCVAAEKTSFCISTACKAGTYVKEDRYLPCPAGQYNDGSKQWCSYCPPGSYSNKTGSSLCQLCPPGTYQTKSGSLTCSKCSVGSYQDTTGQTGCKLCPVGMYQANTGQGSCIPCDTGTYQNNNGSTACYQCRVGTYQSNTGQASCLSCAPGSYQDTVGMSSCKPCQPGKHQSYWEQTQCTACTRNWYQDQPGQAFCKHCSGHYQCVNTAKTQCISLSSMQYSYCTSEKFVGNMWFYQCKQHCLNMGSSCHGIVYPRNNETWCNWCPSAQQDYYHNSDYWDLTVCV comes from the exons ATGAGACATATTTGTCTCTGGTTTTGCTGTTTTGCTTCTTCTGTTGCTGCAGATTGCTCTGAAAAATTGACAAATGGCCATCGTTTGGACAGCTTTACTACAGAAACAATATCTGATATTGGCGTCCACTCATGTATAAAAGAATGTCTGTTAAGGAAACCTCATTGTCAATCCATCAATTACAACACTCAACATTTCCAGTGTGGAATCAACTCTAGAGGGGCTGATGACATCGAGTCAGAGGGAGTTCTGGACTCAAACAATATCTTCGTTAACGTATTAAATTCTTCAcgg GAAAATTTAGGAACCTGCAAAGCCGCGCTCTGTCCTAATCTTCACAAATGTGTGGCTGCAGAAAAGACCagtttttgcatttcaacag CTTGCAAAGCAGGTACCTACGTTAAGGAGGACCGGTACCTGCCTTGTCCCGCGGGTCAGTACAACGATGGATCCAAGCAATGGTGTTCTTATTGCCCTCCTGGAAGTTACAGTAATAAAACGGGGTCAAGTTTATGCCAGCTATGTCCTCCTGGTACTTATCAAACTAAATCAG GCAGCCTCACCTGTTCTAAATGCAGTGTGGGGTCGTACCAGGATACCACAGGACAGACAGGGTGTAAACTCTGTCCGGTGGGGATGTACCAAGCAAACACAGGCCAGGGCAGCTGTATACCCTGTGACACTGGGACATATCAAAATAACAATG GGAGCACTGCGTGTTATCAGTGCAGGGTAGGAACTTACCAATCAAACACAGGACAGGCTTCATGTTTATCTTGCGCTCCTGGCTCCTACCAAGACACAGTTGGAATGTCATCATGCAAACCTTGTCAACCTGGGAAACACCAAAGTTACTGGGAACAAACTCAGTGCACGGCCTGCACGAGGAATTGGTACCAGGACCAACCAGGGCAAGCGTTCTGCAAGCACTGCTCGGGACATTACCAGTGTGTCAACACGGCCAAGACTCAATGCATTA GTTTGTCCTCAATGCAATATTCTTATTGCACAAGTGAGAAGTTTGTTGGAAATATGTGGTTTTATCAGTGTAAACAACACTGTTTAAACATGGGATCCAGTTGTCATGGGATAGTTTATCCAAGAAATAACGAGACCTGGTGTAATTGGTGCCCCAGTGCCCAACAggactactaccacaacagtGACTATTGGGACTTAACCGTGTGTGTCTGA